Genomic segment of Ramlibacter henchirensis:
CGAGTTCGGCAACCCGGGCCTGGTGGCGCCGGGCGTGATCGGCGCGATCTGCCTGGTGCTCGCGCTGTTCGCGCTGCAGATGCTGCCGGTCAACTACGCAGGCCTCGCGCTGATCCTGCTGGGCATCGCCTTCCTCGTGGCCGAAGCCTTCCTGCCGAGTTTCGGCGTCCTCGGCTTCGGTGGCATCGCCGCGTTCGCTTTCGGCTGCGTGATGCTGATCGACAGCGATGCGCCGGGTTTCGGCATCCCCCTGCCGCTGATCGCCGGCCTCGCGCTGGTGACCGCGGCCTTCGTCCTGCTGGTGGCCGGCATGGCGGCGCGGGCGCGGCGGCGGCCGGTCGTCACCGGGCCGCAGACGATGGTGGGCGCCGGTGGCGAGCTGGTGGAATTCTCGGGCGGCCAGGGATGGGCCCTGGTGCAGGGCGAGCACTGGAAGGTGCGCGGCCCGGCGCAGCTGCGCGCGGGCGACCGCGTGCGGGTGAGCGGCCTGCACGATGGCGTGCTGGAAGTCGTGCCTGCCTGACCGGCGGACGGCACAAGGAGGACGAGATGTTCGCTGGCATCGGCTTCGGCGTGGTGGTGCTCCTGCTCGCGGCGTTCCTCGCCGCCGCGTTGCGGGTCCTGCGCGAGTACGAGCGCGGGGTGGTGTTCCAGCTCGGACGCTTCTGGAAGGTGAAGGGGCCGGGCCTGGTGCTCCTCATCCCCGGCATCCAGCAGCTGGTGCGCGTGGACCTGCGCGTGGTCGTGATGGACATCCCCAGCCAGGACGTGATCACGCGCGACAACGTCTCGGTCAAGGTCAGCGCCGTGCTGTACTTTCGCGTGGTCGACCCGGCCCGGGCCATCATCCAGGTCGAGCACTTCCTGCTGGCGACCAGCCAGCTGGCGCAGACCACGATGCGGGCCGTGCTGGGCAAGCACGAACTGGACGACCTGCTGTCCGAGCGCGAGCGCCTGAACCTGGACGTGCAGAAGATCCTGGACGCGCAGACCGACACCTGGGGCATCAAGGTCACCAACGTCGAGATCAAGCACGTGGACCTGAACGACACCATGGTCCGCGCGATCGCGCGGCAGGCGGAGGCGGAACGCGAGCGCCGCGCGAAGGTGATCCACGCCGAAGGCGAGCTGCAGGCCTCGCATAAGCTGGCCGAAGCCGCCGAGGTGCTCTCGCGGCAGCCGCAGGCGCTGCAACTGCGGTACCTGGAGACGCTGACGGTGATCGCCGCGGACAAGAACTCCACCATCGTGTTCCCCCTGCCGCTGGACGTCGTCGGTCCCTTGCTTCGGCATTTCACCGGCGCGCGCGAGGCCTGAGCGCGCCGCGCGGGTGCGACAATCCGGCACATGCCGCACCAGGAATTCGCGCCCGGCCTGCAGGTCCAGGGCTTCACGCCGCCCCTGCGCCTTTCCCAGTTCAAGCTGATCGCCTTCGACATGGACTCGACGCTGATCAACATCGAGTGCGTGGACGAAATCGCGGACGCGGTGGGTCTCAAGGAGGAGGTCGCGGCCATCACCGAAGCGGCCATGCGCGGCGAGATCACCGACTACAAGGAAAGCCTGCGAAGGCGGGTCGCGCTGCTGCGCGGCGTGACCGTGGCCGACATGGAGTTGATCTACACGTCGCGGCTGGAGCTGAACCCGGGCGCCGAGGCGCTCGTGAAGGCGTGCAAGGCCGCGGGCCTGAAGACGCTGCTGGTGTCCGGCGGCTTCACCTTCTTCACAGACCGCATCCGCGACCGTCTGGGCATCGACTTCACACGCTCGAACGTGCTGGAGATCGAGTCCGGCCCCAACTGCGGCCAGCTCACGGGCCGCATGGTCGACCAGCCCTGGGGCGACATCTGCGACGGTGCGGAGAAACGAAAGATGCTGCTGGAGACCTGCTCGCAGCTTGGCATCTCACCGAAGCAGGCCATCGCGGTGGGCGACGGCGCGAACGACCTGCCGATGATGGGAGAAGCCGGCCTCTCGGTGGCGTATCACGCCAAGCCCAGGGTGCGGGAGCACGCGATGGTGGCGATCAACCAAGGCGGGCTGGACCGGCTGCTCGAAGTGATCCGCTCGTAGGCCGCTGCCGATGAGCTCGTCAGCCCCCGCTGATGAGCTTGTGGGAGGCTTCCGACGCCCGATTGCGGCTGCGGATTCGTTTCAGGATGCTTCTACTTGGATGTGTGCTCGGCCGCGCATCTACTTACCTTTGCTAACCAGATGGCCCGAAATCTGGTCGTTTCCTGCCCGGCAGTAGTTTCCATGCGCGGCCGTGTCGCGGCGAACCTCTGCACTACAGGGCGTTTCAACTCAACCTTCTACTTAGGACGTTTGGTCTCACAGTTCGCTCCTCGGGACGTAAGCACCCGTACCAGTCTTGACTGATTGCCCTTGCTGGCATCGCCCTGGTCAAGGAACTGCCATCAATCTGCTGAAGAGGAACTGAAATGGAAACCGAATTCATTCGGATGGGCATCGTTTACCTCCATCTGATCGCCTGCTGCGTCGCCATCGGCACAGTGTTCATGGGCGATCTCGACATGGTCCGCCGCCTCCTGCGGTCGGGCGACGACCGGTCGGACCCGGGCCACTTCGACGCGCTGCACACCACGGTGTC
This window contains:
- the serB gene encoding phosphoserine phosphatase SerB — its product is MPHQEFAPGLQVQGFTPPLRLSQFKLIAFDMDSTLINIECVDEIADAVGLKEEVAAITEAAMRGEITDYKESLRRRVALLRGVTVADMELIYTSRLELNPGAEALVKACKAAGLKTLLVSGGFTFFTDRIRDRLGIDFTRSNVLEIESGPNCGQLTGRMVDQPWGDICDGAEKRKMLLETCSQLGISPKQAIAVGDGANDLPMMGEAGLSVAYHAKPRVREHAMVAINQGGLDRLLEVIRS
- a CDS encoding slipin family protein, which codes for MFAGIGFGVVVLLLAAFLAAALRVLREYERGVVFQLGRFWKVKGPGLVLLIPGIQQLVRVDLRVVVMDIPSQDVITRDNVSVKVSAVLYFRVVDPARAIIQVEHFLLATSQLAQTTMRAVLGKHELDDLLSERERLNLDVQKILDAQTDTWGIKVTNVEIKHVDLNDTMVRAIARQAEAERERRAKVIHAEGELQASHKLAEAAEVLSRQPQALQLRYLETLTVIAADKNSTIVFPLPLDVVGPLLRHFTGAREA